TATAAATGCAAATCCTGTTATTTCTCCACCAACTTTTTCAATTAGTTTTCCTGCTGCTTTTGCTGTACCTCCAGTTGCTAATAGATCATCACAAATTATTACTCTTTGACCTTTTTCAAGAATATCTTTTTGAATTTCAATTGTATCCTTTCCGTATTCTATGGTATATGATAACTTGGCAGTTTTTCCTGGTAATTTGCCTGCTTTTCTAACCATTACAATACCTTTGTTGTATCTCAATGCCAAAATTGTTGCTAGAAGGAATCCTCTTGACTCAATTCCTGCAAACACATCTACATTTTTTGGATGAAAATGTTTTACAAATTCATCGGCAATTTGTGATAGTGATGAAGGATCTTTTAAAACTGGACTGAAGTCTCTGAATAGTATTCCTTTTTTTGGAAAATTAGGGTATTCTGCAATTTTATCTTTAAGATTCATACAAATTGCTAAATTCACTAAAATAAAAATTGTATTATTCTATCACGATATCTTTTTTCACTTCATTTTTTGAATCATTTACAGTAATTGAATACGTTCCTGGAGGTAAATCTTTAGGAATCGTCCAAAGAATTTCACATTTGAAATCCATTGTTGGTAAGCATGAAAGACTTTGTCCTATGAGATTACCCTTTTGATCAAATACCTCCAAGGTCACTGATGTTTTTTGAGTTGTTGTAATTCCAACTTTGACACTTTCCCCAAATCCTGGGATTTCTACTTTTTCTCCAATTTCTATAATTATTCCTTCTTCTTGAGGTGAAATTACTTCAAATTGTGATCTATCTATGTTTGAACCACTACTAACATTGATTTTCCAAGTTCCTGAAATTGCATTTGTTGGAATTTTGAAATCTTCCACTTTGAACGTTCCATCACTGTTTGACGGAATTTCTAAACTTTTTATTTCAACTCCATTAGGATTTACTAATGCTGCTGTTAATAGTACATTTGGATTAGTTGAACCAATCAATAGAATTCTTTCTCCTTGAGAATACTCTGTTTGTGTTGTTTGTGCATTAATAGGACCTGAACCTATTTGTAAGCCTACTGAGAATTTCTCACTACTTTGTGCATTGCCTTTTTGAGCTACTGCTGTGTAAATTCCAGAACTATATCCTCCTAATTCTAATTCATAAGTTCCTCTACCATCTTCTTGTAACATAACTTGTATATCTTCTCCACTGATACTTCCTGATGGGTTAATTATCATAATCTTCAAAATTTCTGAAGGTTTACCTAATAGGGAAATAATTGCATTATCTGATGATTTGTAATTTGTTTTGTCAAATTCAATATTTACTGGAATTGATGGCATTTCTCCATATCCTACATAAATGAATTCTTTTACTTTATTTTGAGTTGCAATCAAAGTCCATGTTCCTTCTAAATCATCGTTTTCGGTTGTTTGGTATTGAAATTCAACAAATCCTGATTCTCCAACAGTAAGTATATCTGATGTAATTTCTTTTCCTAGATTGTCTTCTAAGGCTAATTCAATTAATTGATTTGGTAATGCTGTTCCGTTAAATTTGATAATGCTGCCTGGATCAAACATTATTTCAGTTGGGGCGATTAGTATTGTTTTATCTGTTTGAATTGTCCAATATTTTAGATTTTGATTTTTTCCATCTGAAGTTATAATGGAATATTTGCCAAATGGTGCATCATACGGAATACTGATTGGTTCACTTAACTTCCAATTTCCTGTACCGTCTACTTTTTGTGTTCTACTGTTAATGGTTTTTTGTTGTGGATCTTTAATTTCTATAATTATGGCACTACCTGGTGCACCTGTTCCAGATAATTCTAAATTATCTCCTCTATGTACTATTTTATCTATTCCATTAATTGTAATTTTTATATTTTCTAATTTTTCTATTCTATTTTGATTTTCTCCCAGTCTTAAACTAACAATTTTTTCTTCACCTTGATTATTTTTTATCTTGAAATCTATCCTATCTTTAGAAATGTTATCTGGAATTTTCATGGTTGTTATGAAATTTCCATTATTGTCTGTCTCAAAACTTCCAATTCTACTACTATCTATGTAAAAATCAAAAAGTTGTGATACTCCAAAATTTTCACCTACTACTCTAATTGTTGAGCCTGCATTTGGTTTATCTGGAATTATTCTAAAAACTGAATCTGAAAATATTTCTCCATCTGTATCAATGATATTTTGATTTGATTCGATATTTGGATTTTGATTCACTTTCTGAATTTTTGTGGTACTAATGACTCCTGTATCTATTACTGAATTTGTTGTGTCTAATCCTTTCCAATTAATTACTGGATTTGGTTTATCTGTCTTAATTCCAAATTTTACTGATTGATTTTCTTTAATTGATTCTGATGATGAAAAAACTATTACTCCCTGTGAATTTTTTTCACCAATCCATCCTTTTTCTGTTTTAAAAGATTCAAAATTAGCATCTTGACTTAGCCAAATTCTAAGTGTTTTAACGTCTTGTGTTCCATCATTTGTAAATGTGATAATTGATGTCTTTTCTACTCCCATACTTTTTACATTAATTTCTTCAGCGTAACCATTTGATGGTATAAAAATTATTGAAACAGAAAACAATATGATTGCTGAAAGTGCAATACTACTAGTAACTGGTTTTTTCATATTAGCCATTTTTTTCATATTTACTTTAAACTCCATTTTAATTTAGTATTTCTCATTTTTTTATTCTCTCTTTTTTTGAAATTTCTCAAGATCTGGTTTCGTTGCTGTGTTTTGATACTGTCGAATCCTTTCTGCAATTAATCTGTACAATGATCTGAATTGGTCTTTTGTCTTATCTGATAAGAAATTAGTCTCTTCTAATGTAATCTTTTCACAAATGTATCTTGTAATTTCCTCATTGTTAAATTCCCCCCAATCATCCTCGCTATGTTCTTGCCAAACTCTTCTTAATTTTTCTAAGATACCGTTGGAATCCTTAGAATCAATACTTTCTGGTGTTAAATTCGAATACCCTTCTTGTCT
This window of the Candidatus Nitrosomarinus catalina genome carries:
- a CDS encoding adenine phosphoribosyltransferase, which encodes MNLKDKIAEYPNFPKKGILFRDFSPVLKDPSSLSQIADEFVKHFHPKNVDVFAGIESRGFLLATILALRYNKGIVMVRKAGKLPGKTAKLSYTIEYGKDTIEIQKDILEKGQRVIICDDLLATGGTAKAAGKLIEKVGGEITGFAFIIELTELNGIKGLSKYNCKSLVKY
- a CDS encoding biofilm-associated protein; the protein is MKKMANMKKPVTSSIALSAIILFSVSIIFIPSNGYAEEINVKSMGVEKTSIITFTNDGTQDVKTLRIWLSQDANFESFKTEKGWIGEKNSQGVIVFSSSESIKENQSVKFGIKTDKPNPVINWKGLDTTNSVIDTGVISTTKIQKVNQNPNIESNQNIIDTDGEIFSDSVFRIIPDKPNAGSTIRVVGENFGVSQLFDFYIDSSRIGSFETDNNGNFITTMKIPDNISKDRIDFKIKNNQGEEKIVSLRLGENQNRIEKLENIKITINGIDKIVHRGDNLELSGTGAPGSAIIIEIKDPQQKTINSRTQKVDGTGNWKLSEPISIPYDAPFGKYSIITSDGKNQNLKYWTIQTDKTILIAPTEIMFDPGSIIKFNGTALPNQLIELALEDNLGKEITSDILTVGESGFVEFQYQTTENDDLEGTWTLIATQNKVKEFIYVGYGEMPSIPVNIEFDKTNYKSSDNAIISLLGKPSEILKIMIINPSGSISGEDIQVMLQEDGRGTYELELGGYSSGIYTAVAQKGNAQSSEKFSVGLQIGSGPINAQTTQTEYSQGERILLIGSTNPNVLLTAALVNPNGVEIKSLEIPSNSDGTFKVEDFKIPTNAISGTWKINVSSGSNIDRSQFEVISPQEEGIIIEIGEKVEIPGFGESVKVGITTTQKTSVTLEVFDQKGNLIGQSLSCLPTMDFKCEILWTIPKDLPPGTYSITVNDSKNEVKKDIVIE